In Carya illinoinensis cultivar Pawnee chromosome 9, C.illinoinensisPawnee_v1, whole genome shotgun sequence, the following are encoded in one genomic region:
- the LOC122276649 gene encoding probable receptor-like protein kinase At1g30570, with translation MDVRVFGLMSLVIICVFFVTGEAQYKSVLINCGTNSSVNVDGRRWVGDLVPDGNLTLSSPGIPASTGSSTFGPLYRTARFFTDGLNYTFEGIRGNYFVRLHFCPFSSETYNVNEASFSIVANGLKLVSEFNVPGEISHKNSYLQSSGGNSSSFFFIKEYILPINMDVLVIEFVPTKGSFGFINAIEIVPVVNKFFSDPVSKVGGNGASLNLTGRGIQTMYRLNVGGSEIKSNQDSDLWRTWEVDSSYMITVDAGSEIENSSSITYASQNDSTVAPFLVYETARIMSNTEVLEKRFNMSWKFEVDPDFDYLIRLHFCELIYDSTNQRMFRIYINNRTAADNFDIFARAGGRNRAYHHDYIDAVSSRTYTLWIQLGPDTAASAAGTDALLNGLEIFKLSRNANLAYVESYDSTGKSVDNSKNRILWVGIGAGGASVVIPVVLIAYAYYFCRSQRNKMADTKSNSPSWRPLHLSNLDSIANAKGSAGSQNPYGSMAPTRVGKRFTFAEIRAATDNFDENLVIGVGGFGKVYKGEIEDGTRAAIKRANPQSEQGLAEFETEIEMLSKLRHRHLVSMIGFCEEQNEMILVYEYMSNGTLRSHLFGNDLPTLSWKQRLEACIGAARGLHYLHTGAERGIIHRDVKTTNILLDENFVAKMSDFGLSKNGPALDHTHVSTAVKGSFGYLDPEYFRRQHLTEKSDVYSFGVVLFEVVCARAVINPSLPKDQINLAEWATTWQRQRSLETIIDPQLNGNYCPDSMKKFGEIAEKCLADEGKNRPTMGEVLWHLEYVLQLHQAWLSTNSGENSSSFSTGKALGGLEEGEAEKRQEPPSLIEEIDLDSKR, from the coding sequence ATGGATGTCCGAGTCTTTGGTCTAATGTCTCTGGTAATAATCTGTGTCTTTTTTGTGACGGGAGAAGCTCAATACAAGTCTGTTCTGATAAATTGTGGCACGAATTCTAGCGTTAATGTGGATGGTAGGAGATGGGTTGGTGATTTGGTCCCCGATGGCAACCTCACCCTCAGTTCTCCAGGCATTCCTGCATCCACCGGCAGTTCAACTTTTGGACCACTGTACAGAACTGCTCGGTTTTTCACTGATGGTTTAAATTATACATTTGAAGGAATTCGGGGCAACTATTTTGTTAGGCTCCATTTCTGTCCCTTCTCCTCTGAGACTTATAATGTGAATGAGGCTTCGTTCAGTATCGTGGCAAATGGATTGAAATTGGTGTCAGAATTCAATGTTCCTGGGGAGATATCACACAAGAATTCGTACTTGCAGAGTTCTGGAGGTAATTCAAGTTCgttcttttttattaaagagtACATTTTACCTATCAATATGGATGTTCTCGTAATAGAGTTCGTTCCAACCAAAGGATCATTCGGGTTCATAAATGCCATTGAGATTGTCCCTGTGGTGAATAAGTTTTTTTCAGACCCAGTAAGTAAAGTGGGTGGTAATGGTGCTAGTCTGAATTTGACCGGAAGGGGCATCCAGACTATGTATAGGTTGAATGTTGGAGGTTCTGAGATTAAATCCAATCAAGACTCAGATCTTTGGAGAACCTGGGAAGTGGATTCCAGCTACATGATTACAGTAGATGCTGGTTCAGAGATAGAAAACAGTTCAAGCATCACCTATGCTTCACAGAATGATTCCACGGTGGCTCCTTTTCTTGTTTATGAAACAGCAAGAATAATGTCCAACACTGAAGTCTTGGAGAAAAGGTTCAATATGTCATGGAAATTTGAAGTCGATCCCGATTTCGATTATTTGATCAGATTACATTTCTGTGAGCTGATTTATGATTCAACAAACCAGCGGATGTTCAGAATCTACATAAATAACAGGACTGCGGCagataatttcgatatttttgcACGAGCAGGAGGAAGGAATAGAGCATATCATCATGATTACATTGATGCTGTGTCATCCAGAACTTATACACTTTGGATTCAACTCGGTCCTGACACAGCAGCTAGTGCTGCAGGAACTGATGCTCTCTTGAACGGGCTGGAGATTTTCAAGCTGAGTCGAAATGCAAATCTTGCCTATGTAGAATCGTATGATTCTACTGGGAAGTCAGTGGACAATTCAAAAAATAGAATTCTTTGGGTGGGAATCGGAGCAGGTGGAGCTTCTGTTGTTATTCCTGTGGTGTTAATTGCTTATGCCTATTATTTCTGCAGAAGCCAGAGAAACAAAATGGCCGATACCAAAAGCAACTCTCCTAGTTGGCGGCCACTTCATTTGTCTAATTTAGACAGCATTGCTAATGCCAAGGGTTCAGCTGGTAGCCAAAATCCATATGGGTCTATGGCGCCTACTAGGGTTGGCAAGAGGTTTACATTTGCAGAGATTCGTGCAGCTACAGATAACTTCGATGAAAATTTAGTAATTGGAGTTGGAGGATTTGGTAAGGTGTACAAAGGAGAGATTGAAGATGGCACCCGTGCAGCAATTAAGCGAGCAAACCCACAATCTGAGCAAGGGCTTGCTGAATTCGAAACGGAGATTGAGATGCTTTCAAAGCTCAGGCATAGGCATTTAGTCTCCATGATTGGGTTTTGTGAAGAAcaaaatgagatgattttggTTTACGAGTATATGTCAAATGGGACACTCAGAAGTCACCTCTTTGGGAATGACCTCCCAACACTAAGTTGGAAGCAGCGATTAGAAGCATGCATTGGTGCTGCACGGGGACTTCATTACCTTCATACAGGAGCAGAGCGTGGAATAATCCACAGGGATGTCAAGACAACCAACAtacttttagatgaaaattttgtagcAAAAATGTCAGATTTCGGGCTGTCAAAAAATGGTCCTGCTTTGGACCACACCCATGTTAGTACTGCAGTCAAAGGAAGCTTTGGATATCTGGACCCTGAGTACTTCAGACGACAGCATTTGACTGAGAAATCTGATGTTTACTCTTTTGGAGTAGTATTGTTTGAAGTTGTTTGTGCCCGGGCTGTTATAAATCCAAGCTTGCCTAAAGATCAGATCAATCTCGCTGAGTGGGCAACGACGTGGCAACGACAGAGATCACTAGAAACCATTATTGACCCACAACTGAATGGAAATTATTGTCCAGATTCCATGAAGAAGTTTGGGGAGATAGCAGAAAAATGTCTCGCTGATGAGGGAAAGAACCGGCCAACAATGGGGGAAGTTTTATGGCATTTGGAGTACGTCTTGCAACTCCACCAAGCTTGGTTGTCCACCAATAGTGGAGAAAATTCCAGTTCCTTTTCAACTGGTAAAGCTTTGGGGGGTTTAGAAGAGGGAGAAGCAGAAAAGAGGCAAGAACCACCCAGCTTAATTGAGGAAATTGATCTAGACAGCAAAAGGTGA